TCAGATAATGGTTCTAATTTATATTTCTTAAAAAGACTAATAATAGTCTGCTCCCTCTCTTCTACAATCCACACATTACCTGGATTTAACTGGCTCCATTTAATTTTGTATCTATTATCTTCTTCGTATTTCTTATATACATCCTTTATCTTCTCTAATTCAGGTTTCACTTTTATTCTTTCTTCAATTCTCTTAACCATCTATCTATAATTATATCCCAAGAATACTCTCTTTCTGCCAATCTCCTACCATTTTGACCAAGTTCATAAGCTAATTCTTTGTCATCTGCAAGTTTAGCCACTGCAGATGCTAAAGCACGCGGATTTTCAGGTTCTACTACTATTCCACAGTTTCCCTCCTCTATAAGTTTTGCGCCTTCACCTTCACCACTATAAATAACAGGGACTCCGCAAGCCATTGAAGAGAAAATTTTAGCAGGCCGTGACCCCTTAAATAGTTCAAGTTTACGCAAAGTGACAATTGAGGCAGTAGCTAATGAAAAGAATAGCGGTATCTTATCAGGTGGA
The sequence above is a segment of the Candidatus Thermoplasmatota archaeon genome. Coding sequences within it:
- a CDS encoding glycosyltransferase, coding for MQLIAEKEKITNVNFLPPYPPDKIPLFFSLATASIVTLRKLELFKGSRPAKIFSSMACGVPVIYSGEGEGAKLIEEGNCGIVVEPENPRALASAVAKLADDKELAYELGQNGRRLAEREYSWDIIIDRWLRELKKE